The genomic region CTTTTGATGTAAGCCGGTAGAGAAACAAACAAGAATTAGTTCATGAAGGTGAGATGAAGAATAATCTGTACAGACATGATCAGAACATGCATAGTGGACAATTTAACCAAAGGATTGATTTTTAGGCCAAAGAAATTGGAATTGTTTCATTGCTCTTCCTGAAAGGTTTTCGATCTCTTTTGAGAGATGATGATCAACAGGAGATGTGGAATGATAAGGTAGCAACTGGAAGCAATAATGATTGTTGCTTGCTGCCAGATCATAGTTTACGATATTCGGATCCGGGGTTCGCTCGGGTTGCCTCGCCGGGGACCCACCATGGCGGTCAGGGAGATGCTTGCGGCCTGCTGGGTGAGTTGATCGATCTTCGCCGCCGTTTCTTCCTCGAGACTCTTGACGTTTGCACTGGAGTCGCCGTTGCTATGTAGTCACCAAGACACAGAAGTGAGGTCCTGTAGTCCTGTGCGAAAAAAAGGACATGGCGTGCATACCTCTGCAACCtagatatgttcccgttgcaacgcacgggcactcacctagtctaATGACTATAATTATACATACATCATCTCTTGTGATTTTAGATACTTTTCAGTTATACCTTTTTTTCTAAAATCACACGGAAAGACCAATTTGCGTCTCGGTAGCGATGTAGAGCACCACATTGGCTATTGAGTGATGAAGCGTCGTACTGAACTTGGGAGAAATCTTTTCTATTTGTCGTTGCAAACTATAATCATGTGAGCTACACGCGAATAGATTTTTTGAAACCGTTTTCCCTTTTTCTGAGATTTAAATGGTGGTGGATAATGATTGAAACAGATGGATGGCCAGGAGAGGCAAGGGCCGCCTCACCGTAGATGGAGCCCACAGGGCGCGCAAGGAGTGGCGCGCCTTCTCCGGCTCCTTGCTCCGCTCCAATGGTGTCGATGTCCACGTGCCACGTCATGGAGCGGATGCAACACAATTGGCTAGGTACCATTTTCTTTCCAAGCGTAGTATCTCTTTTGTTCTTGTCAAATCATTTTAGTTCACTTGGTTCtttttgtttagaatatcttggaaCAAAGTGCAACACTTGTGTGCAGCCTGGTTAGTGTGTCTCCCTGTTTTATGAGTTTTTTATTTGTATCAAATACTTGGTTAGTCTACTGTTAGTACCATCTTTAATAATACTTGGTACATAACAGGACTTCTGCCTAACAACTTATTTGAGATATTTAGCTACTTTTAGATGCTTGTTACAAATTGACTTAGTCTGTCACCTAATTTAAATATTTTTATTTCCATGAAGTACCAAGAAGCAGAATAAGAAAACACCTAGGAGCATTAATGCCAACCATGGTCATCCAAGACATAAGCGTCGACACGCTGACAAGTAAAACATTGATCAACCATGGTCATTATTTTTTATAACCGATACAACCATTATTTTCCCTATACTATAGATCCATTTCCCTTTTAGGTTTGGGAATAATACAAAATATTGTTGTGTAAGATAGTGTTTGGCTTTCCATGGCATTTTGAGTTTTTGACTTGAGTATTTGATTTTGCATCGTGCAGATCATGGAAGTTTGACCATGTTACCTTTCACTGATGAGTCTGTTGTCTGGTATAGACTCCATCACCTATCATCGTTGAATCTTATTGTGTATCTACAGTTCTACACACTAGAATACTGTGTTTCTGCCCCCAATTATTCTGATTGAACTTTTTAGTGAtatatatatctctactactgTATATGTTCTTAGAGTGGGCGTCCACCATCTCTCGTGAAGCCTGCCCCCGCTGGCTCTCCTCGCGTCCATGGAAGATGGATCTTATAGATTGGCTAGATAGAGATTTTAGATGATCCTGTGCGTCCATGGAAGATTGATCCCATGTCCAAGATAGATTTGAGTGCCCGTGCGTCCATGGAAGATTGATCCCGTGTCACTCCCCCTTGCTTACAGACCAGCCTAGGTATTCATCACTGGTATCCACTCCTTGCGGTATGCTTTAATTTTGTTCTTGCTACTGCTATAATTGATCCTTCttaatttctttttctttttgcctttTCTACAAATTAGGAAGGCACCTGAGAAAAAGGGGTGGTACATGTTTTGATGGTTTTCATTACATAGGACATGTGAAATACTATTAGAAGAACATCTGCGTATAAATGATTATCTTTTAGATTTTTGTCTTGTTAGCATGAGCTCTCTCAAACATTGTCTCTGTAGAGGACTACGATGTTGATTATAAATTATGTGTTGTTTTTCTTACTATAATCATTGTGGGCTAACATTTTAACGAATAGTTTGTGTTCCATTGCAactcacgggcactcacctagtgttTACATATGTTTGAGGCGCATAGATACCTTCATACGGAATGCATTGCCTGTGTTGGGGGGCCTCCTTGACTGAACGTTCTCAAAGTACTAACTCTAGCTATTCTTAAATATGTTTTAAGTGCAATAGGATAAAGTGTCGAATAGTACCTTTGTCTAGGATGTGAGGTGTGACGGGCATGGTTACAAGGTCGAAGCAGCAGGCTTCGGTTCAACAGAACAGAGTGTGCACATAAGGAGGGAATCAGCAATAACAAAGCAAAGTCTCTGACTTGTCCAGGAAGACTGTGAAAGGAAAGGACGTCAATGCCCTAGTTCAAATTTATAACTTACATGTATAGACTTGCATGATTGTAATTTTGCTGAATCTATATCTCAtgactataaatagaggaacagtGTCATGCATTGTGAGGACCTTTTTTAGCTAAGGTGAATTGTATAGCTCAGATTACGAAGCCGTGTAATTTCTTCATCTTCGTGCTATTGATTGTaaggttgaaggtacatttgtaattactTGTGATATTGCAAAGAATGAAACAAAGTGTTAACACATTTAGATGAGTAGTCCACTCTACCTTCTATGTATTGTACCTTGATTCGATCGATATCTTTTCATATCTTCAAGCTCTCTCTTATATTAACCTTCAAAAAAGAGTTAATTGGATGgagaagcttgtgatttatctactcgtgttgc from Zea mays cultivar B73 chromosome 6, Zm-B73-REFERENCE-NAM-5.0, whole genome shotgun sequence harbors:
- the LOC111589577 gene encoding uncharacterized protein; the encoded protein is MEPTGRARSGAPSPAPCSAPMVSMSTCHVMERMQHNWLVPRSRIRKHLGALMPTMVIQDISVDTLTNHGSLTMLPFTDESVVWYRLHHLSSLNLIVYLQFYTLEYCVSAPNYSD